One window of the Peptacetobacter hiranonis genome contains the following:
- the recF gene encoding DNA replication/repair protein RecF (All proteins in this family for which functions are known are DNA-binding proteins that assist the filamentation of RecA onto DNA for the initiation of recombination or recombinational repair.): MKLKNLQLVNYRNYDKLYIEFNDRINLLLGSNGQGKTNIAESIYLLAFGKSFRTNRDRELIKFNTENLYVGGGYEKNGRNGMVEIAISKAKKGIKVNKIPIVKLAELLGNINVVIFSPEDLRLVKDGPKIRRSFIDREISQIVPGYYGLLTGYNKILANRNKLLKNMNPDLNLLDVYDESLADYGSKIFMFRKKFIERIAEISKDMHARLTDNKEDLNVIYKSQIQINDESSVKDKFINILKDKRKHDLDMRISGYGIHKDDILIQINGLDVRLYGSQGQQRTASISLKLSEIELINREVGEYPLLILDDVFSELDEKRQKLLVDNLKDVQMFITTAEYLHKNVLDMNNTTVFYIDNGKVVKTENGGN, encoded by the coding sequence GTGAAACTAAAAAATCTTCAATTGGTTAATTATAGAAATTACGACAAGCTATATATAGAATTTAACGATAGAATAAATTTATTACTTGGATCTAATGGTCAAGGAAAAACAAATATAGCTGAATCCATATATTTACTCGCATTTGGAAAATCATTTAGAACGAATAGAGATAGAGAACTTATTAAGTTTAATACAGAAAATCTTTATGTCGGGGGTGGTTATGAAAAGAATGGAAGAAATGGAATGGTTGAAATAGCTATAAGTAAGGCTAAAAAGGGAATAAAGGTAAATAAAATACCTATCGTAAAATTAGCTGAGCTTTTAGGAAATATAAATGTCGTTATTTTTTCGCCTGAAGATTTAAGGCTAGTCAAAGACGGTCCTAAAATAAGAAGAAGCTTTATAGATAGGGAAATAAGTCAGATTGTACCTGGCTACTATGGTCTTTTGACTGGTTATAACAAAATTTTGGCGAATAGAAACAAGCTTTTGAAAAATATGAATCCTGATTTAAATCTTTTGGATGTATACGATGAAAGTTTGGCAGATTACGGAAGTAAGATTTTTATGTTTAGGAAAAAATTTATTGAAAGAATTGCTGAGATTTCAAAAGATATGCATGCTAGATTGACTGATAATAAAGAGGATTTAAATGTTATTTATAAAAGCCAGATTCAGATAAATGATGAATCTAGTGTAAAAGATAAGTTTATCAATATTTTAAAGGATAAGAGAAAGCACGATTTAGATATGAGAATCAGTGGATATGGGATTCATAAGGACGATATTTTAATCCAGATAAATGGTTTGGATGTTAGACTTTATGGCTCTCAAGGGCAGCAGAGGACAGCGTCTATATCGTTGAAATTATCTGAAATAGAACTTATAAATAGAGAAGTTGGAGAATATCCGCTTCTAATTTTGGACGATGTTTTTAGTGAGCTCGATGAAAAAAGACAAAAGCTTTTGGTCGACAATCTAAAAGATGTTCAAATGTTTATTACAACTGCTGAGTATCTACATAAAAACGTACTGGATATGAATAATACTACAGTTTTTTATATAGATAATGGAAAAGTAGTTAAAACGGAGAATGGAGGAAATTAA
- the yaaA gene encoding S4 domain-containing protein YaaA: MIEIKIDSEYIKLDQALKLADIASTGGHAKFLIAEELVKVNGEVETRRGKKLFDGDIIEVEGEMIKVVAE; this comes from the coding sequence ATGATAGAAATCAAAATAGATTCTGAATACATAAAACTTGATCAAGCTCTAAAATTAGCAGACATAGCCTCTACAGGAGGACATGCTAAATTTCTTATAGCAGAAGAGCTTGTAAAAGTTAATGGAGAAGTTGAAACAAGAAGAGGTAAAAAGCTTTTTGACGGAGATATAATTGAAGTTGAAGGCGAAATGATAAAAGTTGTAGCAGAATAG
- the dnaN gene encoding DNA polymerase III subunit beta — protein sequence MKLICNQKILSQKISIVQKAINSRTTIELLKGILLSTENGALKLTGSDAEIRIETFVQSEIEEDGKIVLDAKLFGDIVRKLPDSFVQIETDANNNVHIYCENSRFTIKGHSAEEYPAFSDVEESEMYSIPQELLKDMIKQTSFAISQDQTKPVLMGELLEAENGKASLVAIDGYRLAVRSCSIDSFTKDIKVIIPGKTLVDINSLMTGEGSINVGFTEKNAVFMLGDTKVVTRLLEGDFIDYSRLLPKEYNSRIKLKSKALLNSIERASLLSQSERNNLIKLSIRDDAMVITSNTDRGNVYEEVSLELEGEYLDIAFNSRYLMEGLKNIDSEEIYIEFTTNVNPCIVKPVDEIDYTYLLLPVRMSSNM from the coding sequence ATGAAACTTATATGCAATCAGAAAATTTTATCTCAAAAGATAAGTATAGTTCAAAAAGCTATAAATAGTAGAACGACAATAGAGCTATTAAAAGGTATCCTATTATCAACTGAGAATGGTGCTTTAAAACTTACTGGATCTGATGCAGAGATAAGAATAGAAACTTTTGTTCAGTCTGAAATAGAAGAAGATGGAAAAATAGTACTTGATGCAAAACTATTTGGAGATATAGTTAGAAAGTTACCTGATTCATTTGTACAGATAGAAACTGATGCAAATAATAATGTACATATCTATTGTGAAAACTCAAGATTTACTATAAAAGGACATTCAGCAGAAGAATATCCAGCTTTTTCAGATGTAGAAGAAAGTGAAATGTATTCTATTCCTCAAGAACTACTAAAAGATATGATAAAACAGACATCTTTTGCTATATCTCAGGACCAGACAAAACCTGTATTAATGGGAGAGCTTTTAGAAGCTGAAAATGGAAAAGCAAGCCTTGTTGCTATAGATGGATATAGACTAGCAGTTAGAAGCTGCTCAATAGATAGTTTTACAAAAGATATAAAAGTTATAATACCTGGAAAGACATTAGTTGATATAAACAGTTTAATGACAGGTGAAGGAAGCATAAATGTAGGATTTACTGAAAAAAATGCAGTATTTATGTTAGGAGATACAAAAGTAGTAACTAGATTATTAGAAGGAGATTTTATAGATTATAGTAGACTTCTTCCAAAAGAATATAATTCTAGAATAAAATTAAAATCAAAAGCACTTTTAAACAGTATAGAAAGAGCATCTCTTCTTTCTCAGTCAGAAAGAAATAACCTTATAAAATTATCTATAAGAGATGATGCAATGGTTATAACTTCAAATACTGATAGAGGAAATGTTTATGAAGAAGTTTCATTAGAGCTTGAAGGAGAATACCTAGACATAGCATTTAATTCAAGATATTTAATGGAAGGGCTTAAAAATATAGACAGTGAAGAAATATATATAGAATTTACAACAAATGTGAATCCATGTATAGTAAAACCAGTTGATGAAATAGATTACACTTATTTACTTCTTCCTGTAAGAATGTCTTCTAATATGTAA